One window of Nitrospirota bacterium genomic DNA carries:
- a CDS encoding response regulator gives MEKGRILVLDDDPVVTLSCKRILGAEGYSISTVEKGEDALNKLAKEDFDLLISDVRLPDISGMTVLKEARVIKPKTDVVIITGYPTLEDARESTRLGAHEYIEKPFTPDFMINVAKKIFDTRGWILRQAFIDEFRDSVTPLRDQENPVIFYKEGTWARPVKDGMWEIGCDLRYWMLAGNLMYVDLMKDIDKLEAGRPFARIYSSGGQGSELLSPMNGEITEVNTKANDVMVALLKDHLSEGWLLWLAKVLPIGS, from the coding sequence ATGGAAAAAGGCAGAATATTAGTACTCGATGACGATCCTGTTGTGACCCTGAGCTGCAAGAGAATACTCGGCGCAGAAGGCTACAGCATTTCAACTGTCGAAAAAGGAGAAGACGCCCTCAATAAACTCGCCAAGGAAGATTTCGACCTCCTCATCTCCGACGTAAGACTGCCTGATATCAGCGGCATGACCGTGCTCAAAGAGGCACGGGTCATCAAGCCGAAGACGGACGTTGTAATAATCACCGGCTATCCCACGCTCGAAGACGCAAGGGAATCCACAAGGCTCGGCGCTCATGAGTATATTGAAAAGCCCTTCACGCCTGATTTCATGATCAATGTCGCAAAGAAGATCTTCGACACAAGGGGCTGGATCCTCAGGCAGGCGTTCATCGACGAGTTCAGGGATTCCGTCACCCCGCTGAGGGACCAGGAAAATCCGGTCATCTTTTATAAGGAAGGGACCTGGGCAAGGCCCGTCAAGGACGGCATGTGGGAGATCGGCTGCGATCTCAGATACTGGATGTTGGCGGGAAATCTCATGTACGTTGATTTAATGAAGGACATAGATAAACTGGAAGCGGGGAGGCCCTTCGCAAGAATTTACTCAAGCGGCGGACAGGGGAGCGAACTGCTTTCTCCGATGAACGGGGAAATAACTGAAGTCAATACAAAGGCGAACGATGTAATGGTCGCTCTATTGAAAGACCATTTGTCCGAAGGCTGGCTCCTGTGGCTTGCAAAAGTATTGCCGATAGGAAGTTAG
- a CDS encoding cupin domain-containing protein, whose amino-acid sequence MPTLIRKPSVITAAGNKPKIIEEYLGRVNSRTEDLSIARMKSPGGWIEPGQQPEFDEYTLVLRGMLRVTTKDKIIDVNAGEAVIVHRGEWVQYSTPGSEGAEYIAVCRPAFSPETVHRDE is encoded by the coding sequence ATGCCGACATTGATCAGGAAACCATCCGTCATCACTGCCGCGGGAAACAAGCCGAAGATCATAGAAGAGTATCTCGGAAGGGTGAATTCCAGAACAGAAGACCTGAGCATCGCCAGGATGAAAAGCCCAGGCGGCTGGATCGAGCCCGGCCAGCAGCCTGAGTTTGATGAATATACACTCGTACTCAGAGGTATGCTTCGGGTCACAACAAAAGACAAAATCATAGATGTAAATGCGGGTGAGGCTGTAATCGTTCACCGTGGAGAATGGGTGCAGTACAGCACCCCAGGCAGTGAAGGAGCGGAATATATCGCAGTATGTCGCCCTGCATTCTCACCTGAAACTGTTCACAGGGATGAGTAG
- a CDS encoding molybdopterin-dependent oxidoreductase, translating to MINLTINGKKITAEDGATILQAALKNNIHIPNLCYDKRLRPYGGCRLCIVEVEGQARLFAACSSPAENGMVVTTDTPKLRKLRQTVIELLLVHHPLDCPECDKAGECQLQDLAYECGKPEARFLRHRKEATADVRGPLIELTSRRCILCGKCVRICAEHQGRGALGLIGRGFPTVVQPAFGEILECDYCGQCLDICPTGAILSKPYKFTSRSWFLEEKDTICPFCGVGCTLTIGIREGKILRSRGEEGKGVNDGNLCGRGRFGIDYIYNEKRLKKPLIKKGDELVPVSWEEALSYISNKLNAVIKNHGAASIGAIGSPRCTNEDNYVLQKFMRKVIGTNNIDSSAAFGYNKVQKAWEMSFGGKNHPIDLRYPLGKEAILIIESNISVTHPVYGLNILQAKREGAKLIVADSRETKLTKHSTQWLSIKDGTGVAFLNGLMKVIIDRELYDKDAASKISGFSSLKSALANYTLKNVSDITGIPEDEIISAAETFAKAKSRMVSLTVSASENTKGMDTVLAAANLVNLLGDSPEALQIPANYSNSYGLYQMGVRPFQQPLNMGVFEMLYSEESSLKSLYIMGEDPAVTFPDSAKIIKRLKSLDFLVVQDIFLTETAKLANVVLPASSWAEKDGTFMNAEGVLQKVYKLTDPAGESYPDWMILKNLALTMGKDAGVKNLQGIQEEIKSLISAHDPAGEKKTFNPVEYKPGEDPNPDYPLKLVIRDVLQHSGSMSTSSKSLDLVISEALLEINEEDAKRHGILDNSHVKLVSKRGSVYLKAQYSDEIPEGTVFVPTHFPYAKINALTQASSNGEPPIIAVNVEATK from the coding sequence ATGATTAATCTGACCATTAACGGTAAAAAAATTACTGCTGAAGACGGAGCGACAATACTGCAGGCCGCGCTGAAAAACAATATTCATATACCCAACCTCTGCTACGACAAAAGGCTCAGGCCCTACGGCGGATGCAGGCTGTGCATAGTTGAGGTCGAGGGACAGGCGAGGCTCTTTGCGGCCTGTTCGTCCCCTGCTGAAAACGGCATGGTCGTCACCACGGACACGCCCAAACTCAGGAAGCTGCGCCAGACGGTCATCGAGCTGCTTTTAGTCCACCATCCGCTCGATTGTCCTGAATGCGACAAGGCGGGTGAATGCCAGCTGCAGGACCTTGCTTATGAATGCGGCAAGCCCGAAGCGCGTTTTTTAAGACACAGGAAAGAGGCCACGGCAGACGTCAGGGGGCCGTTGATCGAGTTGACCTCAAGAAGATGCATACTCTGCGGAAAGTGCGTGAGGATATGCGCTGAACACCAGGGAAGAGGCGCGCTCGGTTTGATCGGAAGAGGTTTTCCCACAGTCGTTCAGCCCGCCTTCGGTGAGATACTTGAATGCGATTACTGCGGGCAGTGCCTCGACATCTGTCCCACGGGGGCGATACTGAGCAAGCCTTATAAATTCACTTCGCGCTCGTGGTTCCTTGAAGAGAAGGACACCATCTGCCCGTTCTGCGGCGTCGGCTGCACCCTCACCATCGGCATCAGGGAAGGAAAGATACTGAGGTCCAGGGGAGAGGAAGGCAAAGGCGTCAATGACGGAAACCTCTGCGGAAGGGGCAGGTTCGGCATTGATTATATCTACAACGAAAAGCGCCTGAAAAAACCGTTAATTAAAAAGGGCGACGAACTGGTCCCTGTCTCATGGGAAGAGGCCTTGTCCTATATTTCAAACAAACTGAACGCTGTGATAAAAAATCACGGAGCGGCTTCAATAGGAGCCATCGGCTCTCCGAGATGCACCAACGAAGATAATTATGTCCTGCAAAAATTCATGAGGAAGGTAATCGGAACAAACAATATTGATTCCTCCGCCGCATTCGGCTACAACAAAGTGCAGAAGGCATGGGAAATGTCCTTCGGCGGGAAAAACCATCCCATAGACCTGAGATATCCTCTGGGCAAAGAGGCCATCCTTATAATCGAATCAAACATCAGCGTCACACACCCGGTGTACGGGCTTAACATCCTCCAGGCAAAAAGAGAAGGCGCTAAACTCATTGTCGCTGACTCAAGAGAGACAAAGCTGACAAAACACAGCACGCAGTGGCTCAGTATCAAGGACGGCACAGGCGTCGCCTTTTTAAACGGATTAATGAAAGTCATCATCGACAGGGAACTTTATGATAAAGACGCCGCGTCAAAGATATCAGGTTTCTCGTCTCTAAAATCAGCCTTGGCAAATTACACCCTTAAAAACGTCTCAGATATTACAGGCATCCCGGAAGATGAAATCATCTCTGCCGCAGAAACATTTGCAAAGGCAAAGAGCAGGATGGTCTCACTTACTGTCAGCGCGTCTGAAAACACAAAAGGCATGGACACAGTGCTTGCCGCCGCGAACCTCGTCAATCTTTTAGGTGACAGCCCTGAGGCCCTGCAAATTCCCGCGAACTACTCAAACAGCTACGGTCTCTACCAGATGGGCGTAAGGCCCTTCCAGCAGCCGCTGAACATGGGCGTCTTCGAGATGCTTTACAGTGAAGAGAGCTCGCTCAAGTCGCTGTATATCATGGGAGAAGACCCGGCAGTCACATTCCCCGACAGCGCAAAGATAATAAAGAGATTGAAGTCCCTTGATTTCCTCGTGGTGCAGGATATCTTCCTCACTGAAACCGCAAAGCTTGCAAACGTGGTGCTGCCCGCGTCAAGCTGGGCCGAAAAAGACGGGACCTTCATGAATGCAGAAGGCGTCCTGCAAAAAGTTTACAAACTGACAGACCCCGCAGGCGAATCATATCCGGACTGGATGATACTGAAAAATCTCGCCCTGACCATGGGCAAAGACGCGGGAGTCAAAAACCTGCAGGGTATCCAGGAGGAAATAAAATCTCTTATCTCAGCCCACGACCCGGCAGGGGAGAAAAAGACGTTCAACCCTGTAGAGTATAAACCTGGAGAGGACCCGAATCCTGATTATCCGCTGAAGCTTGTGATAAGGGATGTCCTTCAGCACTCAGGCAGCATGTCCACAAGCTCCAAATCACTCGACCTCGTTATCTCCGAGGCATTGCTTGAAATAAATGAGGAAGACGCAAAGAGGCACGGCATACTCGATAACAGTCATGTGAAGCTGGTCTCAAAACGCGGGTCCGTGTACCTGAAGGCCCAATATTCAGATGAAATTCCAGAAGGCACGGTCTTTGTGCCCACGCACTTCCCTTACGCAAAGATAAACGCTCTCACTCAGGCCTCCTCAAACGGCGAGCCGCCGATCATTGCGGTGAATGTCGAGGCTACGAAGTAG
- a CDS encoding (2Fe-2S) ferredoxin domain-containing protein — MARLTIEDLKKIKEKQHATFTLREGGYRAKVTVHMGTCGIAAGAREIMAALLDEIAQSKAEDIITTTSGCAGLCAREPMITVEVLNKPPVKYGDLTAEKLREIFKEHVLGGNPVEKYALVAGSETTY, encoded by the coding sequence ATGGCGAGATTAACCATTGAGGACCTAAAGAAGATAAAGGAAAAACAGCACGCCACCTTCACTCTCAGGGAAGGCGGATACAGGGCGAAGGTCACAGTCCACATGGGCACATGCGGGATCGCCGCCGGAGCGAGAGAGATCATGGCGGCCCTGCTTGATGAAATAGCCCAGTCAAAGGCTGAAGACATAATTACAACAACCTCAGGCTGCGCTGGGCTTTGCGCGCGCGAGCCGATGATAACCGTTGAGGTGCTGAACAAACCGCCGGTGAAATACGGCGACCTGACAGCAGAAAAGCTGAGAGAGATATTTAAAGAGCACGTTCTGGGCGGCAACCCTGTAGAAAAATACGCGCTGGTTGCAGGAAGTGAAACAACGTATTAA
- the nuoF gene encoding NADH-quinone oxidoreductase subunit NuoF, giving the protein MEKYRANLLMCAGTGCVASGTPKVKAALQEELQKRGLADEIKIVLTGCNGFCAEGPVMLVYPDEIFYQKLTVEDIPKLVEEHFLKGRPYEKLMFREPEKKSAIPLMKDIPFFKHQVLRVLRNKGLIDPESLDEYIARDGYMAAAKALHEMTSADIIKVMKDSGIRGRGGAGFPTGMKWDFASKSVADQKFMLCNGDEGDPGAFMDRSVMEADPHSVIEGMMIGAKAIGASKGVIYVRAEYPLAVKRLQLAIDKCREAGLLGENILGSGFNFDLEIYLGAGAFVCGEETALMRSIEGKRGMPRPRPPFPAHKGLWDKPSVLNNVETLAQVAPIILNGADWYKTLGTEKSTGTKVFALTGDIRNVGLVEVPMGIPLRTIIYDIGGGMKNKKKKFKSVQMGGPSGGCIPESHIDIPVTYEDVVKTGAIMGSGGMVVMDEDTCMVSTAKFFLEFTADESCGKCTPCRVGTRVMLDMLTDITEGRGKDGDIETLQDLSRDIILTSLCGLGQTAPNPVLSTIRYFKNEYESHIIDNWCKTGICRNLCSFHIFEDLCKGCGACLRGCPQQAIVGEKKQPHRIIQELCIQCRNCYDTCKFGSIKIGPKGCKDIKAMRELLEKVEKVEEVKG; this is encoded by the coding sequence ATGGAAAAGTATCGTGCAAACTTACTAATGTGTGCGGGAACAGGCTGCGTAGCAAGCGGGACCCCCAAGGTAAAAGCTGCCTTGCAGGAAGAGCTGCAGAAGAGGGGGCTTGCCGATGAGATAAAGATCGTACTCACCGGGTGTAACGGGTTCTGCGCTGAGGGGCCTGTCATGCTCGTTTATCCTGATGAGATTTTTTACCAGAAGCTCACCGTTGAAGATATTCCAAAGCTTGTTGAAGAACATTTTCTTAAAGGGCGTCCTTATGAAAAATTGATGTTCAGGGAGCCGGAGAAAAAGTCGGCGATCCCCCTGATGAAGGACATACCGTTCTTCAAACACCAGGTGCTGAGGGTCCTGAGAAACAAAGGTTTGATAGACCCTGAAAGCCTTGACGAATACATTGCAAGGGACGGCTACATGGCTGCCGCAAAGGCCCTCCATGAAATGACGTCAGCGGACATAATAAAGGTCATGAAAGACTCAGGGATCAGGGGGCGCGGCGGCGCGGGATTTCCAACGGGAATGAAATGGGATTTCGCATCAAAGTCGGTTGCGGACCAGAAATTCATGCTATGTAACGGAGACGAAGGAGACCCCGGCGCGTTCATGGACAGGTCGGTCATGGAGGCAGACCCGCATTCGGTAATAGAGGGAATGATGATAGGCGCAAAGGCCATTGGCGCGAGCAAGGGCGTTATTTATGTAAGAGCTGAATATCCGCTGGCGGTAAAGCGCCTGCAATTGGCAATAGACAAATGCCGCGAGGCGGGACTGTTAGGAGAAAATATTCTCGGCAGCGGCTTTAACTTCGACCTTGAAATATATCTTGGCGCCGGTGCGTTCGTATGCGGTGAGGAGACCGCGCTCATGCGCTCAATTGAAGGCAAGCGCGGGATGCCGAGACCAAGACCGCCCTTCCCTGCCCACAAAGGTTTATGGGACAAGCCTTCGGTCCTGAACAATGTCGAAACCCTCGCCCAGGTAGCGCCGATCATTCTGAACGGGGCTGATTGGTATAAAACCCTGGGCACTGAAAAAAGCACCGGCACAAAAGTATTCGCCCTCACCGGCGACATCAGGAACGTGGGCCTTGTCGAGGTCCCGATGGGGATCCCGCTGAGGACCATAATTTATGACATCGGCGGCGGGATGAAGAACAAGAAAAAGAAATTCAAGTCAGTGCAGATGGGAGGGCCTTCAGGAGGCTGCATCCCTGAAAGCCATATTGATATCCCGGTCACATATGAAGACGTTGTCAAGACCGGCGCCATCATGGGTTCAGGCGGCATGGTCGTCATGGACGAAGACACCTGCATGGTGAGCACTGCAAAATTTTTCCTTGAATTCACCGCTGACGAATCCTGCGGCAAATGTACGCCGTGCAGAGTCGGCACGAGGGTAATGCTTGATATGCTCACCGACATCACGGAGGGCAGGGGAAAAGACGGTGACATTGAAACGCTTCAGGACCTGAGCAGGGACATTATTTTAACGTCTCTTTGCGGTCTCGGGCAGACAGCCCCAAACCCTGTCCTTTCGACGATCAGATATTTTAAAAATGAATATGAATCACACATCATTGACAACTGGTGCAAGACGGGCATATGCAGGAACCTCTGTTCCTTCCATATATTTGAAGACCTCTGCAAAGGATGCGGCGCATGTTTAAGAGGATGCCCACAGCAGGCGATCGTCGGCGAGAAGAAACAGCCCCACCGGATCATCCAGGAGCTCTGCATACAATGCAGGAACTGTTACGACACATGTAAGTTCGGATCAATAAAGATAGGCCCGAAAGGGTGCAAAGACATAAAAGCCATGCGCGAGCTTTTGGAGAAGGTTGAGAAAGTTGAGGAGGTCAAGGGATGA
- a CDS encoding DUF4382 domain-containing protein, producing MITKGKKMLLLLGAISVALILAYCSGGGSGGGSGSGGGSNSSAGAKSVGVFLTDDPADQFPAITVTVYEINLCSDNDCTTKENLYINATGLSVDLAKLNGVLQLITTATFPAGTFNRLEIIIGNMASITDNSGVAHNAFFSDMDEKPNKPDTVQCPADGSNKCFIRFNGRVQPLSSDKLVVDFVLKEFEVKKYSCTSPADTSSWCITEVKMQPITSESEIEASEFDLHGTLTNVGADSITVKHMSTDFTVNLTGSTICEVNDINYSGAANCLNALTLNTCLEIKTSDDLSSTTTITATKIEAKSSSSDCEGSDSGSDEGETHQNRELKGKVATKGAADFTLDTAPAPITVTDNTVCKYTQGMMGQGEACFTDLQTGWIVEVKINSDTNAAIKIELED from the coding sequence ATGATTACCAAAGGAAAAAAAATGCTTTTGCTGTTAGGGGCAATAAGTGTTGCATTGATACTTGCGTACTGTAGCGGCGGAGGCAGCGGAGGCGGCTCAGGTTCAGGCGGAGGCTCAAACAGTTCAGCAGGGGCGAAAAGCGTCGGGGTGTTTTTAACGGATGACCCGGCAGACCAGTTCCCCGCGATAACGGTAACTGTTTATGAGATCAATCTGTGTTCTGACAATGACTGTACAACCAAGGAGAACCTCTACATAAATGCAACGGGGCTTTCAGTTGACCTTGCAAAGCTTAACGGTGTTCTCCAGTTAATAACAACTGCCACCTTCCCTGCGGGGACATTTAACAGGCTTGAGATCATCATCGGGAACATGGCAAGCATAACGGACAACAGCGGCGTTGCTCATAACGCTTTCTTTTCCGACATGGATGAAAAGCCAAACAAGCCTGATACAGTGCAGTGCCCGGCAGATGGCAGCAATAAATGCTTCATAAGGTTTAACGGCAGGGTCCAGCCATTGAGCTCAGATAAGCTCGTGGTTGATTTTGTCCTTAAAGAGTTTGAGGTAAAAAAGTATTCGTGTACAAGTCCCGCTGATACATCTTCGTGGTGTATAACAGAAGTAAAGATGCAGCCGATTACATCTGAAAGCGAGATAGAGGCTTCGGAATTTGATCTGCACGGGACATTGACTAATGTCGGGGCTGACAGTATAACCGTCAAACACATGAGCACGGATTTTACGGTTAACCTCACGGGCAGCACGATCTGCGAAGTGAATGATATAAACTATTCCGGCGCGGCGAACTGCCTGAATGCCCTCACCCTCAATACTTGTCTCGAAATAAAGACATCCGATGATCTGTCTTCAACAACTACAATCACTGCAACCAAGATAGAAGCTAAATCATCATCATCGGATTGTGAAGGTTCTGATTCCGGCAGCGATGAAGGTGAAACGCACCAGAACAGGGAACTCAAAGGAAAGGTTGCTACTAAAGGCGCAGCCGATTTCACATTAGACACGGCCCCGGCCCCGATCACTGTCACTGATAACACAGTGTGCAAATACACACAGGGCATGATGGGTCAGGGCGAAGCCTGTTTTACCGACCTTCAGACAGGATGGATCGTGGAGGTCAAGATCAACAGCGACACCAATGCGGCTATCAAGATAGAGCTTGAGGACTAA
- a CDS encoding response regulator transcription factor produces MRLLIVEDEKKLAGILKKGLEENGFVVELCFDGEEGLFMAETYSYDAILLDIMLPKMDGLTVLKKIRAKQVAVPVLMITARGEVDDRIKGLNTGADDYIAKPFDFSELLARLKAVIRRSRSKPSSTIGIGDLEIDMNSMTVKRGNREIKLSSTEYKLLEYLALNTGKVISRTELTEHIYDSEFDLDSNVIDVYINYLRNKIDKGRGKQLIRTVRGAGYVLEKE; encoded by the coding sequence ATGCGTTTACTTATAGTAGAAGATGAGAAGAAATTAGCGGGGATACTGAAGAAGGGCCTTGAAGAAAACGGCTTTGTTGTGGAATTATGTTTTGACGGCGAGGAAGGGCTTTTCATGGCAGAGACATATTCTTACGACGCTATCCTTCTTGATATCATGCTTCCCAAAATGGACGGGCTTACAGTCCTGAAAAAGATCAGGGCAAAACAAGTAGCCGTGCCGGTCCTTATGATAACGGCGAGAGGGGAAGTTGATGACAGGATAAAGGGGTTGAATACCGGGGCGGACGACTACATTGCAAAGCCGTTTGATTTTTCAGAGCTGCTTGCAAGACTGAAGGCCGTTATAAGAAGAAGCAGGAGCAAACCCTCGTCAACCATCGGTATAGGCGACCTCGAAATAGACATGAACTCCATGACCGTAAAGAGAGGCAACAGGGAGATCAAACTTTCTTCAACCGAATATAAACTGCTTGAATATCTCGCGCTCAACACCGGCAAGGTAATAAGCAGGACCGAACTTACCGAGCATATTTATGATTCGGAGTTTGATCTTGACAGCAACGTGATAGACGTCTATATCAACTATCTGAGAAACAAGATTGACAAGGGACGCGGCAAACAGCTTATTCGAACGGTAAGAGGCGCAGGCTATGTCCTGGAAAAGGAGTAA
- a CDS encoding sensor histidine kinase, translated as MQDLSLHILDIVENSINASATEIGIKIVEDTKVNILSVEISDNGRGMDEEMLKKVHDPFFTTKCKRTGLGIPLLAQSAKECNGDLTIKTGSGIGTTISARFQFDHIDRKPLGDICKTMIVLIASNPDVDFIYEHRRNDESYVLNTSEIKKELDDVPINLPDVIKIIKDDISAWLISTNIMIQ; from the coding sequence ATGCAAGACCTTTCATTACACATCCTCGACATCGTTGAGAACTCGATAAACGCAAGCGCCACAGAGATCGGGATAAAGATCGTTGAAGACACCAAAGTAAATATTCTCTCCGTTGAAATAAGCGACAACGGCAGGGGCATGGATGAGGAGATGCTGAAAAAGGTCCATGACCCTTTCTTTACCACAAAGTGCAAGCGGACAGGCCTGGGCATCCCGCTGCTTGCGCAGTCGGCAAAGGAATGTAATGGTGATCTGACTATAAAAACGGGGTCGGGCATAGGCACAACGATCAGCGCGCGTTTTCAGTTTGACCATATCGACAGGAAGCCTCTTGGAGATATCTGCAAGACAATGATCGTCCTGATCGCCTCGAATCCTGATGTTGATTTCATTTATGAGCACAGGAGAAATGATGAATCTTACGTCCTGAATACCTCTGAAATCAAGAAGGAATTGGATGATGTTCCGATCAATTTACCCGATGTGATAAAAATTATTAAAGATGATATAAGCGCATGGTTAATTAGTACAAACATTATGATACAATAG
- a CDS encoding NAD(P)H-dependent oxidoreductase subunit E — protein MADNLKILVVDDEPIVIKSCVAVLKAEGYNIEGTLSGKDAILKMEQNPYDLVFTDLKMPEVDGITLIRWIKQKRPDTGIVIITGYPSQDTIKDALELGIIDYVPKPFTPAVLLDVTQRAVEWVKGKVPVTEEVKEEFPPSMIQEIDRVIKQYKNKPGSSIPVLQRCQQIVGYLPPVVQKRIARGLNITPAEIHSIVTFYSFFTMKPRGDHNIRICLGTACYVKRVEEVLNKIKEDLKLEVGEVTSDKKFSLETVRCLGACGLAPVMVIDDETYGAMSPKKVPEIIEQYK, from the coding sequence ATGGCAGACAATCTGAAAATCCTTGTCGTTGACGATGAGCCTATTGTTATAAAAAGCTGCGTGGCCGTGCTCAAGGCCGAAGGATATAACATCGAAGGTACGCTGAGCGGAAAAGACGCGATACTCAAGATGGAGCAAAACCCCTACGACCTCGTTTTCACTGACCTGAAGATGCCTGAAGTTGACGGCATAACCCTTATCAGATGGATCAAGCAAAAAAGACCTGACACGGGGATAGTGATAATCACAGGCTATCCTTCGCAGGACACGATCAAAGACGCGCTTGAATTAGGCATTATTGATTACGTTCCGAAACCTTTTACCCCGGCAGTGCTTCTTGACGTGACCCAAAGAGCGGTTGAATGGGTAAAAGGAAAAGTCCCTGTAACAGAGGAAGTCAAAGAAGAATTCCCGCCTTCCATGATCCAGGAAATAGACAGGGTGATAAAACAGTATAAAAATAAACCCGGCAGTTCGATACCCGTGCTGCAGCGCTGCCAGCAGATAGTGGGTTATCTCCCTCCTGTTGTGCAGAAACGCATCGCAAGGGGTTTGAATATAACCCCTGCTGAGATCCACAGCATTGTTACCTTCTATTCCTTTTTCACAATGAAGCCCAGAGGCGACCACAACATCAGGATATGCCTCGGCACTGCGTGTTACGTTAAAAGGGTTGAAGAAGTCCTGAACAAGATAAAAGAAGATTTGAAACTGGAAGTCGGCGAAGTGACTTCGGACAAAAAATTCTCTCTGGAAACAGTCCGCTGCCTCGGCGCGTGCGGCCTTGCGCCTGTCATGGTCATTGATGATGAGACCTACGGCGCAATGAGCCCGAAGAAAGTGCCTGAGATCATCGAACAGTATAAATGA
- a CDS encoding PHP domain-containing protein: protein MLKPFKADLHIHTCLSPCADLEMSPSAVVRTALERGIDIIAITDHNSAENIIAARKAAENSGLTVLAGMEVTSSEEAHILALFDDAEGIMKLQDIVYDNLLPGENDEKLFGEQIVVNEKDEVMDFNKRLLIGATSLPAKTIVDTIHTLGGIAIASHIDRDAFSIVSQLGFIPEDLNFDALEMSPRTDRGKAVLLYNDYASFAWTTSSDAHWLKDIGERTTTFLINRPTLEEMRLAMKNIDGRKVEWG from the coding sequence ATGCTGAAACCGTTTAAGGCCGACCTCCACATCCACACATGCCTCTCCCCGTGCGCCGACCTTGAAATGAGCCCATCCGCTGTAGTAAGAACGGCGCTTGAAAGAGGCATAGACATCATCGCTATCACCGACCATAATTCAGCGGAAAATATAATCGCCGCCCGGAAGGCCGCTGAAAATTCAGGACTGACAGTGCTTGCCGGGATGGAGGTAACATCCTCGGAGGAAGCGCACATCCTTGCGCTCTTTGATGATGCTGAAGGAATTATGAAATTACAGGATATCGTGTACGACAATCTGCTGCCGGGAGAGAACGACGAAAAACTCTTCGGCGAGCAGATAGTTGTAAATGAAAAAGACGAGGTCATGGATTTTAATAAACGCCTGCTCATCGGAGCGACATCATTGCCCGCAAAGACAATCGTTGACACGATACACACTTTAGGCGGCATTGCCATCGCTTCGCACATTGACAGGGACGCCTTCAGCATCGTATCACAGTTAGGCTTCATTCCTGAGGATTTAAATTTTGACGCGCTTGAGATGTCGCCAAGGACCGACAGGGGGAAAGCTGTGCTTTTATATAATGACTACGCCTCATTTGCTTGGACAACTTCCTCGGATGCACACTGGCTGAAAGACATCGGAGAAAGAACAACCACCTTCCTCATAAACCGGCCGACACTGGAGGAGATGAGACTGGCCATGAAAAACATTGACGGAAGAAAGGTGGAGTGGGGGTAA